CCGTGGTAGGGGACGACCTGTATGGTGGAGGAGCCAGTCGTTTGGCGCAGATCCAGCCGATGGAGCGTTCCAACGCCCGGGCGATCGCCAACGCCATCCAGCGCCAGTGCCTGCATGCTCGGGCGCTGCGACTGATCCATCCCGAAGGCCAGGAACTCCGCTTCGAGAGCCCCTGGCCGGCCGACTTCCAAGCGGCCGTCCAAGCGGCATTTCCGGATGGCGTGGGGAGCTGAATAGGGCTATCTTTGGGCAGACCATGAAGTCCTTCGATGCCTCCTTGCTCACGAAAATCGCCGCCGAACACGGCACACCTGTCTATGTCTACGACGCCGCCGTCATCAAGGATCGCGTCGAGCGTTTGCGTGAATTCGACACGGTTCGTTTCGCTCAAAAAGCGTGCTCCAACATCCATCTTCTGACTTACCTGCGCGGGCTGGGAGTGGCGGTGGATGCGGTCTCCGCTGGCGAGCTGGAGCGCGCCTTGGCCGCCGGCTACACCGTGGGGGGCGAGCCATCGCCTGTCGTGTTCACTGCCGATATTTTGGATCGAAAGACGCTGGATAGGGTCGTGGAGTTGGGTGTTCCCGTGAACGCCGGATCGCCCGACATGCTGGAACAGCTGGGTGAGCGCTCGCCCGGACACCGCGTCTGGTTGCGGGTCAATCCCGGGTTCGGACACGGCCACAGCCGCAAGACCAACACCGGCGGAGAAAGCTCCAAGCACGGCATCTGGCACGGGAACTTGGCGGAGGCCTTCGAGATCATCGATCGGCGCAAGCTCCACTTCGTGGGCCTGCACATGCACATCGGTTCGGGTGCGGATTTCGAGCACCTCAAGTCCGTGTGCGATGCCATGGTCGCACAGGTCCGCGCCCTGGGGCGCGATCTCGAGGCGATTTCCGCGGGAGGAGGTCTTCCCATCCCGTATCGCCTCGATGGCCAAAAGGTGGACACCAGGGCGTACTTCAAGCTTTGGGACGTGGCCCGCAAGGAAATCGAATCCATCGTCGGCCACAAGGTGAACCTGGAAATCGAACCCGGACGTTTTCTGGTCGCGGAATCCGGCAAGCTGGTTTCGGAAGTGCGCGCGACCAAGATGCAAGGCTCCAACCGGTTCGTGCTGGTGGACGCCGGATTCAACGATCTGGTACGGCCTTCCATGTATGGTTCTTGGCACGAGATCTCCTTCGCTCGCGATGGCAAGACGCTTGGCGGCGAATTGTCCCCGACCGTGGTCGGTGGACCTCTGTGCGAATCCGGCGACGTGTTCACCCAGGAAGAAGGCGGCGTGGTGACTCCCCGCGACCTGCCGGTGGCGAAGGTCGGAGATCTGGCCGTATTCCACGACACGGGCGCCTACGGTGCGGCCATGTCTTCCAACTACAACAGCCGCGGGCTGCTGCCCGAGGTCCTTGTGGATGGTTCTTCCGTTCGCAAAATCCGGCGTCGTCAGACCATCCAGGATCTTCTAGGACTCGAGCAGGTATGATCGCCCTTCTCCTGACGGTTCTTTTCGGAGCATCCGCGGACAGTTCGCGGAGCCTCTGGACCGTCACGGAGACCGGAATCGCTGCGGGTACGATGGCAGCCACGGGGTTGTTGTTCACCGTGGATCGCGATGTGAAGGACTGGTCGCAAAGCCACAAGAACGGGGCCACCGAGCTCTGGTCGACCGGGGCCAAATCGGTGGGGGACGGATATTGGACCCTGCCTCTGGCGGGTGGACTTTGGTGGGCTGGTTCGAACGGACGCGCACCTCGCTTGGCGCGCGCATCCCGCAATGGCTTGGAGGCTTGGTCCATGACCGAGTTGATCGTCCAGATCGGCAAATATGGAGTCCAGAGGCACAGGCCCCGCTACTCCAAATCGCCGTATGTGTTCGATGGGCCTGGAATCGACCAGGACAACGTATCCTTCCCTTCGGGGCATTCGGCCTCGGCCTGGGGACTCCTTCCCGCCTATGCGTTGGAATACTCCGATCACCCGTGGTTGGCGGGCGGGCTGTACGCGGTGGCCCTTTCCACCTCGCTTTCGCGCGTGCACGACAATTGGCATTGGAGCTCGGACGTCGCGTTCTCCGCAGGTTTGGGCTTGGTGTGCAACCGCGTGGTGCGCTCCTGGAACCAGCGCCGGGATTCCAGTTGGACCATGGTGCCTTCCTGGAACGGATCACCGGGACTCATGATGGTGCGGAACTTCTAGCGTACGCGTTTGCGGATTCGCGCGCGCCGCCCCGGCAGCTGTTTGGCCAGGGGCGGGAG
This DNA window, taken from Fibrobacterota bacterium, encodes the following:
- the lysA gene encoding diaminopimelate decarboxylase, producing the protein MKSFDASLLTKIAAEHGTPVYVYDAAVIKDRVERLREFDTVRFAQKACSNIHLLTYLRGLGVAVDAVSAGELERALAAGYTVGGEPSPVVFTADILDRKTLDRVVELGVPVNAGSPDMLEQLGERSPGHRVWLRVNPGFGHGHSRKTNTGGESSKHGIWHGNLAEAFEIIDRRKLHFVGLHMHIGSGADFEHLKSVCDAMVAQVRALGRDLEAISAGGGLPIPYRLDGQKVDTRAYFKLWDVARKEIESIVGHKVNLEIEPGRFLVAESGKLVSEVRATKMQGSNRFVLVDAGFNDLVRPSMYGSWHEISFARDGKTLGGELSPTVVGGPLCESGDVFTQEEGGVVTPRDLPVAKVGDLAVFHDTGAYGAAMSSNYNSRGLLPEVLVDGSSVRKIRRRQTIQDLLGLEQV
- a CDS encoding phosphatase PAP2 family protein gives rise to the protein MIALLLTVLFGASADSSRSLWTVTETGIAAGTMAATGLLFTVDRDVKDWSQSHKNGATELWSTGAKSVGDGYWTLPLAGGLWWAGSNGRAPRLARASRNGLEAWSMTELIVQIGKYGVQRHRPRYSKSPYVFDGPGIDQDNVSFPSGHSASAWGLLPAYALEYSDHPWLAGGLYAVALSTSLSRVHDNWHWSSDVAFSAGLGLVCNRVVRSWNQRRDSSWTMVPSWNGSPGLMMVRNF